In Mytilus edulis chromosome 7, xbMytEdul2.2, whole genome shotgun sequence, a single genomic region encodes these proteins:
- the LOC139483649 gene encoding uncharacterized protein: MEKYFKLVVFAIVLVFYVLTLAEAQKLKSCPRSSNANRTDDTEAAPSPGDKPDKALRVARSSFRSKRPSDYLETLRQFKCHCHKNIADVTKIQPNYLDVCPAKTAFFTTGSWFGRCWVDWSFRRHHCPWTRCVNYNRCSYVKPRFGNSWCVNTQYKTVFIYLLCWEGSHWKYRKVSFRLPTCCGCRVYC; this comes from the exons ATGGAGAAATATTTT aaGTTGGTAGTCTTTGCAATAGTTCTGGTGTTCTATGTGCTAACACTGGCAGAGGCACAAAAGTTAAAATCATGTCCAAGATCTTCTAATGCTAACAGAACCGACGATACAGAAGCAGCTCCAAGTCCGGGTGACAAGCCTGACAAAGCACTGAG ggTGGCTAGAAGTTCATTTAGATCTAAAAGACCATCAGACTACTTGGAGACTCTGAGACAGTTCAAATGCCATTGTCATAAAAA CATTGCAGACGTTACTAAAATTCAGCCAAATTATTTGGATGTGTGTCCAGCAAAAACAGCCTTTTTTACAACAGGCTCGTGGTTTGGAAGGTGCTGGGTAGACTGGTCATTTAGACGTCATCACTGTCCATGGACTAGATGTGTTAA ctATAATCGATGCAGCTATGTTAAACCCCGTTTCGGTAATTCATGGTGTGTGAATACACAGTACAAGACAGTGTTCATATATTTACTTTGCTGGGAAGGGTCCCATTGGAAGTACAGGAAAGTGTCCTTTAGGTTGCCGACATGTTGTGGTTGTAGAGTATATTGTtga